DNA from Homo sapiens chromosome 1, GRCh38.p14 Primary Assembly:
CACATCCACACCTTGTTGACACCTCAAAACAGCCTTTCCAGGAAGCCACAGTCATAGGTCCATGtcacagaagaggaaatcaaAGTTGGCAagggtaacttgcccaaggtcagcacccaggaagtggcagagccagatttAAATGTGTCTTTGAGGATTTATGTGTTATTGGGTAGTTTGACCAGATGCATGTATTCATTCCCttgtcattcaacaaatatttcctgaacatttactatgtgctagatgCTGCACCAGGAGGAAATGAGACAAGTGTCTGTCCTCAGGCCTCTGTAAAGGTCTCTAACCAAGGGCTGGGAATGACCTCCAATTGAGCTCCTGCTGTGTGCCAAGAGTATTACCTAAATCAggtcatttcatcctcacagcagcctgggagatagagacgattactttcattttatagaatGAAACTGATAATGCTGTGACTCAGAGaaagaagtgacttgctcaagatccCACGGCTGGGAAGGGCAGAGTCTGCTTAGATGACCCAGGCTTTCCGTTCTGTGCATGTTCCTGAGGCCTGCCACCTCTGACCATCAGCTCAGTGGTGCAGCGCAGACGCTCTGCCAGCAGTGGCCCGCCAGGCCTGGAGCCTAAGGGTCCAGCTCTCAGCTGTGCTGGGGAGCCACACTTCTTATCTAACTACCAGCTTGGGATGTCAGAAGGGCACTGGGTGGGGCCTGGCAGAAGACCCACTGTGCCTCTGGTCCAGGTTCACCATGGGCTGGAAGCAGGGCCTCTGGTACAACCTACGCCTCTCTGGCTTCAATCCTGTCACCATGGAATGGGGTATGGATCTCTGCCCCACCTTTGCCTAAGATCCTTGGGAAGATCACAAGCCATCGTGAGAGAAATTAGACAATCTCAGAGCATGGCTGTGGAGCACTGGTTGGGGGgtaaagaaggagggaagagagagctGACTATGCCCTGTGTGGGGTACATACCCTCAATTCCTTTCTTTACTTGGAAAGTCATCCATATGCTTCAATGTTGAGTTTGGAATTCTCCTCCAAGAAGTCTTCCCTGACCTACCTACCCACAGGCTGGGTCAGAGGCCTCCCTCTCTCATAGACCTGACCATAGTATGTGGTCATTGCTTCCCCCATTATTTTCAGGGCAGGGACCACATCTGGGTCCCAGTCATTCTGCACTGTGTCTGCCCAGAGTGGGTGCCAGGGACGTCTAGGGGCCGGTTGAGTCCTGACTACCCCTGCAGCTTTGCCCAGCCCTCCACCCTCTGGCTCTCCTTGCCCTTTCCCCCTTACTTCTGCTCCCCTGACTCCCAAAGTGGAGAAGGAGCTGGGATGTCATTTGCCCAAGGCGGCcctctctgtgggcctcagtttcccatcagCACAAGGTGAACTTTAAAAGGTTCTTTCTGAGCCTAGGCAGGCTCCATGCAGGGCTCTGGGATAAAGCCAGAAATCAGAAACACTTCCTCAACAAATGACTGTAAGACCCCACCCAATGGCATCCATATTAAATACAAGAAGGGCCATTACATCTGCAGGGGCCAGGGAAGGACCCTGAAAATGTGCACGGACAAGTTAAAAATCAGCGGGCTACGTGCGCACGCCGGTGGGGGCGCCACGTGGGCGAGGGCGAGGCCCACAGCTCCGGGGCGCATCACAAGGCCCGGGTTGCCGTGGCAGCAGCGGAGGCGGGCAGCGCGCAGGCCTGCCATGAGGGAAAGCCAGGATGCCGCCGGAGCTCATGGCTGGAACCGCGTCGGCTCCACGGCCACCAAGTGGTTCACCGGGGCGCCCTTCGGGGTGCAGAGCCACAGGTGGGGCCCGTTTGCGTCCTGGGCTCACGCCCACGGTCCAAAGCAGCTGCTGCCCACCCCGAAGCCACGCTTGGCCTCGGGAGAGAGGGTGTCCACCTACACACAGGGCTGAGCCTGGCGGGGAGGGGAACCAGAGGAGTGGGGGCCGGCAGTGAGGAGGGGCTGGGCTTTCTCTCCCCCTCTTGCTTAGTGCTCTTCCCTGCCCAGGGTTCTTTTACCATCTAAGTGAGTTCTTTAAAACCATTTCaagagcacttactatgtgccaggtttAGAGAGGTCACATGGCCTGGTCCATAGTAGGCCACTCAGCTCAAAAGTGGTGGGTGGGATTTCAGCCCAGGTGTCTGTCTTCCATTCACTCATATTccactctgtctctttctctctctcacctactgtgttccaggcacagtTCTAGGATCTGGGGCTACAGCAGTGAACACAACAGCAAACCCCTGTACTCATGGAGTTTGCTCTCttctgtggggggtgggggtgggtaatAAACAAAAGTATGTACATCTGTAAAACCTTGGGTATTGGTAAGGactgtggagaaaaatgaagctgggaggaggagctggtgggtggggtggggtggggtgggagcagcCTGGAACATTCAAAGCCACTGCAACTCCACTACTTTTCTTTCATGAGCTTGCTCCAAAGTCACCTTCCCGGGCAGCCAACTCCCCCATGCTCCAGAACTGCCCACGCCAGGGCCAGGTGCCAGGCACAGGGCTCTCACTGGGCCACCGTCCCTCCCTAGGTTTGACATCTCTGCTGTTTATCCCAACTGGAAGAAGTTCAGCACCTTCACTGAGGCCCCATACTCCACGCGTTATTCTACCCAAGTGGTGAGTTTGCACAGCTTCCCTGACTCCTCCCACAGGGTCTGGCCACTGCCCCTTCGAGCTGCCTGCTGTGGTGGATGAGCTGAGCTGTAGAAGGGGCGTACTTTCTACCTTCTTCCAGCACAGAGCTGGACCCACAGTGGGGGCTTCCAGTGTGTTTGATAAACGAGGGACTGCAGCACTCCCAGCTTGTGCACTGACTACCTCTGGGCTCTTGAAGGAGTTGTTATACCTTCCTGCAGTGTGAGGGGGCAGTGATAGAGGATGTCACGATTGCACCTTGAGTGCCAAGCCTGTTGGTGCCAGCCTTAGTGCTGAGGGTGGGAGCCACAGGGGGATTGCCTACTCCCTTCCTCCGGGTCAGGGTGGTGGCTTGGTGAGGGCCTGCTCTGTGGGTAGACTGGGCGGGCGTGGCTGTCACAGCTCTGACCACACTCTGACTCAGTCCCACATAGGCCCTGGGACTTACAGCTCCAAAGAGACCTGCTTCAGCAAGAAGAAGCTGATGAAGGAGGTGGACACAGGCTGGGCCAAGGCCCAGGAAGCCACGCGGCTGACCCAGCTACCCCACTTCCAGTACCAGGCCATCATGAAAGAGAAGCGGCTGAAGGTGAGGCCTCTGGGGCCATGCCTCTCCCTCTCTGGTGCCAGGTCTTCCTGTCCATTGCAGCTGCTCTGTGTGGCCTTCAGTGTCCTCCCAAGGCCAGATGGAGATTATCCTTTAAGGAACACCATCGTGCCTTGGGCTTCTTCCTGCGTGGATTTTCCCAAGTTTAaggctttcattttctctcttctcttggcACAGGAGCAAAAGCTGGGCCCCGGCTCCTACAACCTCAAAGACTTCTTAGAACAGCTGCGGGAGAAACCATGTAGCACCCGGGGGCTGCTCAGCTCTGGGGAGGTTCGCTTCCGAGGACTCACTGGGGTAGGTGTTCTCATGTCTGGAGTCCCAAGCAGAGAGCCTGGCATACACTGGGTGCCCAACAAATTCATTCACTTACAtatccatccagccagccagccaggaaTAAGGATTAAGCACCTCCTAAGTGGCATACACTGTCCTAGACCTTGGGGATCTAGCAGTGACGAAGACAATGTCCCTGCTCTCATGAAGTAGATGTCCTAGTGGTAGAAATAGTAgtacaaagaaggaaatataatACGTATATAAGCAGGGCTATGAACACAAATTAGACAGGCAAGGGACAGGCAGTGATGGTGGTGCAATTGATAGAGAGTAGTCAGGGCTCtgggaggaggtgacatttgaggaaACCTACAGGTCGTGAGCAACGGAGACTTGCAATGTCTGGTACAGCATTCCAGGCATTGGAAGCAGCAGAGGCTAAGGCCTTGAGGTGGGAACATGCTTGTCAAATCAGACCGGCAggcaggaggccagtgtggccagaggGCACTGGCCGAGGGTGAGAGGAGGCGAGCGAGAGGGCAGAGGGGTGAAGGGCTGGGTCATGAGGGCCCTGCAGCCAAGGTGGGGCCTTGGTGTTATTCCAGGTGCTGCCGGGGGAGGGCAGTGGAGGGCTTTGACAGGAAGAGGACCTAACTTACCTTTTTAGAGGAAGACCTTCGAGAGGGCCAGGGTTGGGAGGAGGCGATGGTGCTGAGAGGTGGGGGTGGCAGCGCCAGGGGATGATGATCTCATCAGGAGGACACTGAGTGAGGCTGACACTCAGTAAGGGCACGAGGGAGAAAGCAGGAGTCACCCCCTACCAAGGGAGCCAGCACAGCAGTTTGTTGGCCTGGACCTCTCTGTGCTGGATACTCTGTTATCCTCCCAGCCCCTCATATAGGCCATGCTCTTTCACATGGGGCTTTGcccctgctgttccctctgctagGAATGCCCTTCCTCCCTTGGCAGCCTCTTCTTCTTGTGTGTGACTGGACAGCAGCCCCTGAGGGCGGACCACGTCTGCCTGGTTCCTTCACTGCAGCACTCTGAGGTTcttgcagtgcctggcacacatagGCACGCAATAAGTATTTGTGGACTGAATAAGTGCATGCATCCTAAGTATCAGGTGCTCCAAAACATTCTAATTCTTTGCAATCACTCCAGATGAGGCCCTGGAGGCTCAGAGCAGATAAGCAAGTTGCCCCAGAGTGCACAGCTGCTAAGTGGGCAAGCTGGGATGCAGACATGGGAATGTCCAACCCCAGAGCCAGGGTCTTTCTCCTACACCTCACCACTGGGAATGCTTCTGTGAGGGCTGGAAATTACTCCTGACAGGGTCTGGGGATGAGCAGATGCACCTTCAGGTGCAGAAGCTGTAACTGTACCTTAGGGAGAGGGGATACCTGgagcatttaaaaatgtcattacCGTCCAATCTAAAGTAATAATAGTGGACATGTAGCATAGCACTTACCATGTACTAATTAATTTCATGTTCATGACAACCCTATGAAGCAGGCACTATCATTAtgtccattctacagatgagaaaaatggagtACAGAGTGAGTAACTtactgcccaaggtcatgaagCTACCAACTGGCAGAAGTAGGCTTTTGAATCCCAGGTGTCCAACATGTACCTTGCATTTCACCCACAGGTTTGGCCCCCATAGTTCTTGGACTTTGCTCCCTGAGTCTCTGTGGAGACCAAGGCCTGGGTGTGGGAACTCAGCCAAGCTGATGGCAGGGGAGCTAGGGGGACAAGCCTGACTCTGtttccttcctgcctttgctcTTTTTCACTGGGGGGCCTTCCCACCTTCCCTCGTACCTGTCTTTGGGGATCCTTTTCAAAGTCCAGCCtgaaaaaaaaacccctaaaacCAAAAACTTAAAAGTGATGATTCATTCATTTCCACACTCCCCCTCTCCAATTAATCATTCCTGTTTGAGTCCCCAAAGCTCAGACAACGTAACATTCTAGTTAAAACCGTAGGCTTTCCCATCAGCCCAAGTGTGGTACTGAACCTCTGAACCTGAAggttttaaggaagaaaataggATTATCCTGAGAAAGTGCCCAGCGCTGGGCTTGCCTCTGGGCTCCAGGAGCAGGGCCATTCTCACCCTTGGTATAACCCTCATCTTCAAAGTCTCCCAGGTCCTGTGGTGCTCACTGCCAACCCACCCCGGTGCCTTCCACAGAGCCTGGCAAACAgtagaggctcagaaaggttgtGGATTTTGGAGTTGAAACTCTCATGCTGTCTCTTTCTGGCGGTGGGACCTCAGACATGCAGTTtgcctctctgagactcagtttccccatctgttaaTTGTGGATGGTGCTGACTTGGTCTCCCCCAGTCACTGCCAGGACCAAGATGTTAAGGCTGGTGAAGCACCTAACACACCATGCAGGGATCCAGCTATCCTTGGGGGCTTTCTCCAGAATGTACGTGGGAACCCTGGAAGGAGACATGTAGTTCCATTCCTCTGGGAGCGAACAAATCTGATGCCCTTAGTGGCCTGACTCCCCACGCAGAGGTCCCTGCCCTTCCCGCCCCATCCTGCTTCCCCAGGGCCGGGTTCCAGGCTCAGAGGTAGGGCATGGCTGAGCCATCTATGGAGCAGCAGTGACCCCGCATGGCTAAAAGGTGCAGAGCAGCAGAAAACGTCCTGCCAGGTCTCTACCCAATGTGGACTGCACTTTTCACTCTGCCTACAAAATCACGCTTCTGACCCTGGCAGCCCAGGTCCCAGATGGTCATTCCAACCAGTTGCTAACCTTTCCTCCTGCCCCGCAAGGCATTCAGCCACCCCACCCTGACTTCTCATGTGCCAGTGTCCACTCTGTGCCAGACACCGTTGCCTGTGAGCCTCCACTACTGCTCGCACCTTCACTTCCAAGTTCAGCCTCTTCTCCAGGGCCCTACTGGCCCGTCCATGCTCTGTCTCACTGCCTCTTCCCTGCATCCCACACTCTGACATGGTGGGCTCCTCGCTGCTCCCCAAGCACGTGCCATTCCACCCAACCTCCTTCCCTTGCTTGCAGACATTATTTAACTTCATCGTCATTACCTGGAAGACAGTATTCCTATCCCATGGTACCAGTATGGACCATGCGACACAGAAGGCCTGAGGTCACTCAGCTAGgaggcagcagagccaggatctgaacccagAACGGCAGTCCTTCCCtgtcacagcactgttcacagcaCATTGAGAAAGCCCTCATGTCACGCAGGGCTGTGGTGCAGGGGTGTAAAGGTTGGAATTGCCAAATCCACCAAAGCAGGCAACTGTCTCAGGTGGAAGCAGGAGGAAGGCTTCATTCCCAGGAGAGATGACATGTGAGCTGGCTTTGCAGGAGCAGTAGAATTGTCCAAGGCAAAGAGGGCAGGAAGGGCATTCCCGGTGGTGGTTACAGCATGAGCCAATGAGGGAAGAAGGTTGGGCAGAATGACATGTGCTTGAGGAGCAGCAAGAAGCCCATTATGTTGGCCAAAGTGTGCAATGTAAGGAGGAGGCAGTGAGATATAACTTGCACAGGCCAATCCAAGTTCAGCTGGGGAAGAGGCTGAACTTGGAGATGAAGGTGTGAGCAGTGGTGGACGCTCACGGGCAACAATGTTGTGTGTCAGAGGGCAGGTAGCAAGCGGACACCCTGAAAATCCCATTCCCTTCTTGGGGATGGCAATCTCAGGTGTCTGTTCCTCAGGCACACTCAGCACAAGGAGTGGTTCTGACAGCCTCcatgcccccacccccgccccacagAACTACTATCCAGGCCCTGGAAATTATGGGGAGAAGGGTAACCCATACACCAAGCTGGAGGAGAATGCCTGGAACCGGTCTCATTCCGAGGGCCTCATGTGCAGGATGAGCAACAAGCCACACCCCCGGCCTCATCAGGTACCCCCTCGGCTGGCCAGGCCTTGCCTGCCTTCCCGTCCTGCAGGGGCACTCCCAGGGCAGAGGGGGAAGCTGAGCTCTCCTGCAGGCCTCATCACCTCTGCTGTGCTCTAGGGGAGTGGTCTGGGACCCGGCACCTACTTCTTCAAAAGCGACCTTGAGACATATGTGGCACGATCCGTCGGCACCCGCGGCCCCTATGACACTTTCTCTGGTGATCGGAGCAAGCCACTGCCTTATGGGCACTACTCCATGCAGGTGTGTACCCAGGGGTTGAAGGGTGTTAGTCCATGCCCCAGCAGGATGACAGGCCTCACTAGTCAGCACCAGGAACACCagcctgtgtgccaggctctgcacCGGGCCTTTCCCACACCCCCTCACTTCACCCTCACAGCCAGGGCTGGATCCGGTTTCCCATGTTAGGtagggaaaactgaggctggcCACATGGCTGGaaggagcagagctgggatttgaacccaaggaCGTCTGTCTGACTTCACTGCCAACTCTCTCCTCTGCACTGGCATGAAGTGCCCAGGAGGTGAAGATGGCCCACAGTGCCAGGGGAGCTTGGCCATGAGGAACCTTGATGGCAGAAGGTGGGAGCATCCTCCTATTTTGGAAACAGCAGGCATTATAGACCAAGCTGGCTGGGTTAGGGCCAGCGCTGTTAACAAAGCAGAGAACAGGAGGCCCAGGAGGGGAACTTGAGGTAGAATTTTGTCTTGGTATCTCACAGCTTGCTGCATTTTGCTTGCTTTGTGCTCATAGCCACTGGAATTAGGTTTTGTCTAATTGCCTGTTTATGTTGTCTCCATTATGCATTCTCGCGGTGGGTGTGATTAAGCCAGGTAGTAGGTGAGGTACAGGGGAAAGCAGCCCTTgcggaacttacattctagtggggaaaGAAACTCAGTCatcaatgaataagaaaaaaattatcgaGTGTGAGCAGGCAATGAGTGCTACGGCAGAGCTCAGGAGTGCTGAGGAGGGTGGTGGTTAACGTAGAAGGACCTCAGGACCAGCTGGCAGGTAGCCACTGAGCTGAGGCCTTCGACCTGGCTGCTCCCTGGAGCCCCCCAGACCTCCCCATGACCAGCTATGGCAGGGGTCAAGGGACCCTCCTCAGGCACTGTGGCCAGTGCCCATTCTGGCTGGCCAGCGCCCAGGCCACgctgtttgcttttgtttgtgagactttttttttttttagatcagtttcaggttcacagcaaaattgagtggaaagtacaaGGAGTTCCCATATACCCACTGCCCTCTCCAcaccatgcacagcctccccGACCACCAACATCCCACAGCAGCCTGGTCTGTTTGCTGCAGTTGAAGAACTGATACGTCATTATCACCACAAGTCTGTGGCGTACCTTAGGGTTCACTCAGGTGGTGTACATCCTGTGGGTTTGGCCAAATGCGTGACATGCAGCCACCATtttagtatcatacagaatagtttcactgccgtccaaatcctctgtgctcctccAGTCACtctggttttaaatatttaagacatCGTTCCTGCTTAGAATAGTGCCAGACTCAATACATGTccaacaaatgaaagaaagaagaaatggatgaaaagGAGCTGGGCAGTAGGGTGTggcaggtgcatggtgcaagagACTAACCCCGCCCCGACCCGCTGGTTGGGGAAAGACTGTCTGTTTCCACCAGCCCTTGTCAGGGGGGCCTTGAGGCTGGCCCGGCCTCCGGCCTCCGGGATGTCTGCACAGCAGGATAGTAAGTGATGCCCCATTGCTTTTCTCTGGTTGCGGGGGAGGGTTGAGAAAGGAGCTCTTGATTTTCCTGGCATAGCagattcctttttctctctttttcttagaaaaaaaagccCAGGGAACTGATGAATTTCAAGAGCTTTGTAGAAGAACTTAACTCACATCACAATAAGAAGCATGGGGTTTTTTCTAAACTTCCCCGAAACCCGAAAACCCCTACAGAGAGGATTTACTGGGCCAACCTCAGCCAGTGCCCCCGCACACTGGTGAGTTCACTCCTATGGCCGGCCTTCCTCTCTCGGAGGGCAGCTCTCCTTCCGGGGCTGGGCATGGGGTAGGGTGGCTAATTTCATAGGGAATAGCTCAGTCTTGGGATCAGACTGACTTGGTTTCCAATCCTGGTCTGGAACATTGGGACACTTTAGGTGAGACTTTGGGCGTCGGTTTATACCCCTGTCCTATGAAGATGGTGAAGTGGTTGTGGGAAATTAGATGAGGCCCTGTACTCGGAGCCTACAGCATGGTGCCTGGTACCCAGGAAGCGCCCAGCCAGTGCCGACCTTCCCCCTGCACCTCCCTCCTCTGGCCTCAGAGCGTTGGAGGATGGGCAGGGGAAACTGGAGCAGGGCAGAGTGCAGTCTACCCACTGGGACCTGCCCACTTGCTCCGCCCAAGGGAGTGGTGCACTCGGCCCTAGTGTCAAAGCAGGCCCTCTGGGGGTCTGAGCAGGCCCCCAAAGCACGGTCTGCCCCCGCTAGGCACTTTCCAGCCTTCCTGAGGTAGGGATTATCATCTGCATTTCACTAAAGGAAACCGAAGCCCAGATCTGGAAAGGGATTTACCAAGTTTCTCCAGCAAGGGTGAGACGGGGCTGGGATTGGAACCCAGCTCATCTGGCTCCAAGTCTGGTGTGGTCTCCTTCCTCAGAAATGGGGTCTTCAGCTGTCTGGGCCCCACCAGACAATGAAGGCCCTTGGACACCTGAAAAGAGGCATCAGGCTGTGATGGGTGTTTGTTAGAGTGGGTGGCATGGGTCATGAGGGCCCCTTTGCCGGGAGATAGCTGGGTACCTCCACCGTCCTTGGCTCAAGACCCAGGGCTGCTGGATGGGTGGAGTCAGCTGGCCAGAGCCCTCACCTGCCCTGGGCCCAGGCTGACACTGCCAGAGCCTCTCCAGATTTCAGCCTTCCTTCCTTACTCGTAGGCCACATCTGGCCCCAGTTTCTGGCTTCCACAAGAGAAGAAATGCAAACCCGTCAACCAGCCCCCATTCCTGTTGACCTCCAAGGGGTCAGGTGCAAAGGCCTGCCAGATGATTATGGGAAGCTGGGTAAGTGGGTCTGGGGTGAGGGATACATGGGAACTCTCTCCTGCCTCTACAGCCAACACCAAAGCCTCTTTGTCCCCAGGTAACCGATGCTTTGAGTGAGCCATATGCCTCCCCTTTCTTTTCCCCAAGGGACCTGAGGTCCACTCCCACTGTCTTATTTTCCTAAGGcattggttctcaaacttgaactGGTATTAGCATCACCTGtaggacttgttaaaacacagatggcTGGGCCCCATGCCAGAGCTTCTGATACAGTAGGCCTGGGTTGGGACATGGGAATTTGCATTACCAACAAGTTCAGGTGATGGCGATGATGCTattccagggaccacactttgagaaccaatTAGCTAAGAAACATCACACCGCAGCCATGCCATTCTCTTATTTTCCCAGAGAAATGCTCCTTCCATCCTCTGTGTTTGTCTTGGGCCTCAGGGGCAGCTGGTGAAGCTGGTGCATTTCCCGTCCCTCACTGAGCAAGACCCCCTTCTGGCCCCTTCCCTTTCccactctcttccttctctccagagGCAGCCATCCCCAAGTGTGCGATGTATCTTTAGTTAGTGTTCTTGTAAACCAGCTAAATTCTTGGCCTTGGGCTTTGACCTCATTCTGTTTCTTACTCCACCCCTTTTCAGTTTGTAATGCACCTTTTATTGGAGTCTAATAATCATAGAGAAAGGCGCTGAGTCCTAAGTGCACAGCTCCATGAATTGTCACATAATGGCCGTAACTATCCCCCAGAGCATTTAACAGCTCTCATTTCCAGCTCCCCAAGAGCCCCTGccattcccacccccaccccaatttGATAGCCTGTTCTCCTGACTTCCAGTAGCACAGGTCAGCCGCCTCACCTCCTTACCTCCCCACATGGTGGCAAGGTCCTCAGTGTGCCCAGACCCCAGTGACTGATTCTTGTGAGGACCAGCTGGTTGTCCCCGAATCCTTCCTTTTTTTACCTCTAGCCTGCACCCCCTGCAGGGGAGAAAGTCTTTACCTGAGAGTCCCCAAATGAAATGTTTAGACCAGAGCCAGATGACCCTACTGCTACCACAGAGCCAGCCACTGTGAAGTGGGAAGGGCTGATGTGAGGTCCGGGTTCTGGTGGCTCAGCTGACCGCACCCCACAGGGCGGGAGAGCCCCTCTGCTGGCACCTCCAAAACCTGGGTGCCTCATGAAACAGGCTTCTCCCTTGTGGGAGGCAACTTCTGTTTAGCATGGGACCAGCTTCTGGGTCCTAACATCTCCCCAGCCCACCCCTCAGGACTGCTTCTCTGCAGATGGCCGGGTTCTTGTCCTGCCTTTATTCTGCCCTTGCCgtgttaccttgggcaagttgcatCTCCTTTCTCAACCTCTCTGTTGGTGCCTCTAGGATCTGTGACCCCGATATCTGGGTGGGATGCTGTATTCCCTTCCTAGGGCtgccacaaactaggtggcttaaagcaacagaaatattctctgacagttctggaggcgagaagtctgaaatcaaggcgtCTGCAGGTCcgtgctccctctgaaacctgttGAGAAGAATCTGTCCTTGCCTCTTTGTAGCTTCTGGTGGTGGCCAGCAATCCTtgatgttccttggcttgtagtcGTCACTCCAGCCTGTCTCCTGGCATGGCTGTCTTCCTGTGTatctcttcttaaaaggacaccagtcacattggaaGAAGGGCCCACCTTACTGCAGTATGACTTAATCTTAACTAATTATGTCTGTAGCaaccttttttccaaataaggtcacattttgagaTACTGGGGTTGCTCGGGGTTGGGAcctcaacatatctttttgggagacacaattcaactcataacagATGGAGTAGGGAAGCGTccaaggggaggagaggaagccGAGACACAGTCTCCAAGCCAGGCTTGCTAATGTCCTGCCATCCTCTCCCTGTTGCAGAACCCAGTAGGTGTGGGCCGCTACCTCAACACCTGGCTGATGGAGACAAAGGACAGGCGGCAGCGATATCGATCCCTATTCCTGAGTGGATCCAAACGCTACCTCTCAGACCTGGCCCGGGACATGCTCATGCAGTGAGTGCAGCTGGAGCTGCAGGCGAAGGGGCGAGGGCGGTGGGGGGTCTTACTCTGGGGTGGGCTGGTGGTTCCCCATGTTTGGTTCCCATGGGAACACAGCTTCTGCCCCTAATGCCAGCCAAACAGCAGAGGCAGTGGAGGGACGTTCACgttcagatcctggctctgccacttactgtaaGTGTGAGGTGGGGCATGCTGCGTAACTTCGCTGAGCCTCATTTCCTTCAGCTGTCAAAAGAGCAGATGTTTGAGGAGACCCAAATGAAATGATCTGTTGAAAACCCTTGGTAAGGAAAAGGTACTCAATCAACCTTAAATCTGCCACCCAGAGCCCATACGGTCCAGTCTCGGC
Protein-coding regions in this window:
- the CIMAP2 gene encoding ciliary microtubule-associated protein 2 isoform X1; this translates as MRESQDAAGAHGWNRVGSTATKWFTGAPFGVQSHRFDISAVYPNWKKFSTFTEAPYSTRYSTQVSHIGPGTYSSKETCFSKKKLMKEVDTGWAKAQEATRLTQLPHFQYQAIMKEKRLKEQKLGPGSYNLKDFLEQLREKPCSTRGLLSSGEVRFRGLTGNYYPGPGNYGEKGNPYTKLEENAWNRSHSEGLMCRMSNKPHPRPHQGSGLGPGTYFFKSDLETYVARSVGTRGPYDTFSGDRSKPLPYGHYSMQKKKPRELMNFKSFVEELNSHHNKKHGVFSKLPRNPKTPTERIYWANLSQCPRTLATSGPSFWLPQEKKCKPVNQPPFLLTSKGSGAKACQMIMGSWNPVGVGRYLNTWLMETKDRRQRYRSLFLSGSKRYLSDLARDMLMQHFIDFLLFGICYWRNIVFLGGMMFPCLFMFLVSLCSYVCI
- the CIMAP2 gene encoding ciliary microtubule-associated protein 2 isoform 2 (isoform 2 is encoded by transcript variant 2), which codes for MRESQDAAGAHGWNRVGSTATKWFTGAPFGVQSHRFDISAVYPNWKKFSTFTEAPYSTRYSTQVSHIGPGTYSSKETCFSKKKLMKEVDTGWAKAQEATRLTQLPHFQYQAIMKEKRLKEQKLGPGSYNLKDFLEQLREKPCSTRGLLSSGEVRFRGLTGNYYPGPGNYGEKGNPYTKLEENAWNRSHSEGLMCRMSNKPHPRPHQGSGLGPGTYFFKSDLETYVARSVGTRGPYDTFSGDRSKPLPYGHYSMQKKKPRELMNFKSFVEELNSHHNKKHGVFSKLPRNPKTPTERIYWANLSQCPRTLATSGPSFWLPQEKKCKPVNQPPFLLTSKGSGAKACQMIMGSWNPVGVGRYLNTWLMETKDRRQRYRSLFLSGSKRYLSDLARDMLMQERITPFTKGKCPPTVDYNSDPTP
- the CIMAP2 gene encoding ciliary microtubule-associated protein 2 isoform 1 (isoform 1 is encoded by transcript variant 1); the encoded protein is MRESQDAAGAHGWNRVGSTATKWFTGAPFGVQSHRFDISAVYPNWKKFSTFTEAPYSTRYSTQVSHIGPGTYSSKETCFSKKKLMKEVDTGWAKAQEATRLTQLPHFQYQAIMKEKRLKEQKLGPGSYNLKDFLEQLREKPCSTRGLLSSGEVRFRGLTGNYYPGPGNYGEKGNPYTKLEENAWNRSHSEGLMCRMSNKPHPRPHQGSGLGPGTYFFKSDLETYVARSVGTRGPYDTFSGDRSKPLPYGHYSMQKKKPRELMNFKSFVEELNSHHNKKHGVFSKLPRNPKTPTERIYWANLSQCPRTLATSGPSFWLPQEKKCKPVNQPPFLLTSKGSGAKACQMIMGSWNPVGVGRYLNTWLMETKDRRQRYRSLFLSGSKRYLSDLARDMLMQIRLFCWKGLEVINFGLSPM
- the CIMAP2 gene encoding ciliary microtubule-associated protein 2 isoform X2, with the protein product MRESQDAAGAHGWNRVGSTATKWFTGAPFGVQSHRFDISAVYPNWKKFSTFTEAPYSTRYSTQVSHIGPGTYSSKETCFSKKKLMKEVDTGWAKAQEATRLTQLPHFQYQAIMKEKRLKEQKLGPGSYNLKDFLEQLREKPCSTRGLLSSGEVRFRGLTGNYYPGPGNYGEKGNPYTKLEENAWNRSHSEGLMCRMSNKPHPRPHQGSGLGPGTYFFKSDLETYVARSVGTRGPYDTFSGDRSKPLPYGHYSMQKKKPRELMNFKSFVEELNSHHNKKHGVFSKLPRNPKTPTERIYWANLSQCPRTLATSGPSFWLPQEKKCKPVNQPPFLLTSKGSGAKACQMIMGSWNPVGVGRYLNTWLMETKDRRQRYRSLFLSGSKRYLSDLARDMLMQ